Within Candidatus Rubrimentiphilum sp., the genomic segment TAGGTTGGCAGCACACGATTGCGTATCCGCTTGCAGTGTACGCAAAGGTTGAAACGATCTGGAAACCAGGACATGACGCGCACGGCGCGTTCAGTGCCGCGAACGGTTCATACTACGTCGTGCATATCTCCGAAATTAGGGCACTCGTCGCCATGTGAATGCGCAACGCGGCAACGCGCTGATCGAAGTCTTGGTCGTCGTCGCCATCATTCTAACCGTCTCGGCGATCGCGTGGGGTTTTAGCACCGGCGATCGCATGTTTGCCGCGCAATCGGCAGCCACAATCTTTGACGTCCAGCTGGCGCACGCGCGCGCGATTGCAGCGACGGGTGGAAGCGCCGCGACGCTCGTCTTCACCCCGGCCTCGCCAGGCCGGGGCACCCTCATTTCGCTGGCCCCCGACACCGACGGCGTGCCGCCGGAAACACTACGGGTGGACGTCTCCGAGACCTCGCTGGGCGCGCCGCCCTTCTCGCTGGCGATCGACCCGTCGGGGCACGCGACCGCCTCGCAACCCTGCCCGGCCGCAGGCGGCTACACGCTCACTTTCTCCGCCGGCCCGGCCTCCGCGAGCCGCTTCTTGCCGTGTCCGCTCGTGGTCGCCGGACCCCCCGAACCGCCTGGAACCGTGCCGCCTTAGCAGGCTCTTCTTGGGCCCGTCCGCTATAATCGAAGTAATAGGAGGCGACCCCCAGGGGGACGCCTTTCCGGTCCTCTAGGGGTTCTTTAGGGGCTTACGATGCGAATCAAATACGAGGTTTCGGCAGGCGGACTCGTGCTTCGGCGGCGCGAGTCGGCTTACGATGCTTTGCTCATTGGGCGAGGCACGCCGCGCATCTGGACGCTGCCCAAGGGGCACGTCGAAGCCAAGGAATCGCACGAGCAAGCCGCTCTGCGCGAGGTCCGTGAGGAGACCGGCTGCTGGGGTGAGATTGTCACCAAACTCAACGACATCGCCTACTGGTTTTACTTCAATCACCTCAAGCACAAAAAATCCGTCACGTTCTATTTGATGCGCTACCTCTCGGGCGATACGGCGAACCACGATCACGAAGTGGACGAAGCCCGCTGGTTCGACGTCGCCGCCGCGAAGCGGTCGCTCAAGTACGTCAACGAGAAGCGCCTGATCGACATGGCGCAGGAATATCTCTTGGCCAATCCCACCGCATTTGGCGACGTGCCCGTCGTCGCGAGGGTTGCCGAGCAGCGTTCATCGTAAAGTAAGCTCGTGAACGACTCGGCGGCCCCGGCGGTTCTACCGCCCGAGGGCCTTGACGACAATGCGCTGCGCGTCAGCGTCGAAAATTTCGACGGCCCCCTCGACCTGCTGCTGCATCTGGTAAAAGAACGCCAGCTCGACATCGCCACGGTGCCGCTGGCGCTGGTGGCCGAACAATACTTGGCCTACATCTCGATGATGGAGAATCTGGACGTCGAGGTCGCCGCGGAGTACTTGGTGATTGCCGCCACGCTGGTCTTCCTGAAATCGCGCGCGCTGCTGCCGCCGATCCCGGCCGAATTCTTGGAAGAGGGCGAGTCGCCGGAAGAAGTCGAGGAGCGGCTACGCCAGCGGCTCATCGCCTACTCGAAGTATCGCGAGGTGGGCGAGGATCTGCGCCAGCGGCAGTTCGAAGCGTCGTCATACTTTTTTCGCGATCTCGGCGACCCGCACAGCGAACTCCGCCAGCGTTATCGCGTCGACCCCAATCGTTTGACGCACGCGTTTCTGACAATGCTGCAAAGCGCGCGTCCGGAGAAGCGCACGATCGCGCGCGAGCGTCTGACCCTGGTGGCTTCGATGGATTACATCGTGCGTCGCGTGCGCGAATCGCGCGAGGTGCTCTTCTCGACGATCTGCAAAGAACTTGGCATGACGCGGGAATCGATCGTGGTTGCGTTTCTGGCGATCCTGGAGCTGGTGCGGCGCAAGCGGCTGGCCTTCGATCAGCAGGCGCCCTTCGATGACATCCGGCTCTTCATGGTGGCCAAACCGTGAACGGGGAGATCGATCGCTTGCAGCGTCCCATCGAAGCGTTGCTCTTCGTCGCGAGCGAGGCGCTTCCGATTAAGGAGATTGCCAAACTCACGCGCGCTGAAGAGACGGACGTCGCGACGGTGTTGCAACGCATCGAGGCGGAGTATGCCGATCGGGGAATCGTCTTGCGCCAGGTTGCCGGCGGGTATCGTTTTGCAACTGCGCCATCTGCGCGCGACGTCGTCGAGGCGTACCTGCTTCCGCCGCGCAGCAATCTCTCGACGCCAGCCCTCGAGACGCTCGCGATCGTCGCGTATCTTCAGCCGGTTACCAAGAGCGAGATCGAAGCGATTCGCGGCGTAGACTCCGACAGCGTCGTTTCGACACTGCTCGATCGCGTGTTTATCGCCGAAGCCGGACGCAAAGACGTCGTCGGCAGGCCACTGCTGTACAAGACGACACCGGAGTTTTTAGAGTCGTTCGGCTTGCGTTCGCTCGACGATCTTCCGCCGATGGAATTGGAGCAAGGCCAGCCGCTCGAGCTCGGCCTGCTCACCGCCAACCTGACGGCAGCCGCGCCGGCGGAATAAGACGTGCGAATCGGCGTGCACGTGCGCGTTGGCGCCGGCTACGCGGCGGCGATCGAGTACGCAAAACGCGTCAAGTGCAGCGCGATTCAAATCTTCTCGAGCAATCCGCGCAGCTATCGCACGAGCCCGGTCAACCGGCCGGCACTCGAAGCCTTCCGCAAGATGCGGATCGACGCCGGCATCGAGCCGTGCGTGATTCACACGCCGTACCTTATCAATCTCGCCAGCGTTAACGAAAAAATTGCGGCCGGATCGCTGGCGCTGCTGCGTTTCGATCTGGAGGCCGCCGAAGCGGGCGGCATCGCGTACGTCAACACGCATTTGGGTTCGTACGGCAAGCGCGATCGAAATGAAGGATTCGTTCAAGCCTGCCGTTTGTTAGAACAAGCGCTCGGGGGAATTGCGCCGGGCGTAATGCTCGTTATGGAAAACTCAGCCGGCGCCGGATCGCTCGCCGGCGGTACGCTGGAAGAACTCGGGCGTTTCATCAAAACGATCGGCCATCCGCAACTCGGCGTGTGTCTGGACACGGCGCATGCGTGGGCGGCGGGCTATGAAATCAACTCGCAGCGCGGCGTCGACGACTTCATCTATGACGCGGCGGAACAAATCGGCCTTGATCGCATTCCGTTGTTTCATTTCAACGACACGGAAGTGCCGCTGGGCGGAAACCGCGACCGCCATCATCACATCGGCGAAGGTCTCATCGGATTCGACGGATTTCGCGCGTTGGCAGCGCGGCCGGAACTGCGCGACAAGACCGCCATTCTCGAAACGCCGGGAGAAGAAGCCGACGATATCCGCAACGTCGAGACGATCCGCGCGATATTCAAGGGCGCCGGCCACGAAATATGATAGCGCACTTCGATATCGACGCGTTCTACGCGAGCGTCAATAGTGTGTCATGGTGAGCCTGTCGAACCACGGCCGAGCGAGCGTAGCGAGACGAGGCCCGCGGGAGGGGTGGTTTGCAGGCCTCGTCAAGCTCGGCCGCCCTTCGACTTCGCATTTCGCCAAGAGCGAAATGCTACGCTCAGGATGACAAGCTTGTGATTGCGCATTTTGACATCGACGCGTTCTACGCGAGCGTCGAGATTCGCGACAATCCCGATTTGCGCGGCAAGCCGGTGGCTGTGGCAGGATCGAGCCGTCGCGCAGTCGTGCTTACTGCTTCATACGAAGCGCGGCCCTACGGAGTGAAATCCGCGGTGCCGTTGTACCGTGCGCTGGAGGCATGTCCCGATTTGATCGTCGTGCCGCCGAACATGCAGAAGTACCGTGAAATCTCCCGCCAGATTTTTTCGATTCTGGAGCGGCGCGGCGGCCCAGTGCAAGGTTTGTCGATGGATGAAGCGTTTGTTGATCTCGGCGATTGTACGACCGAAGCCGCCGGCGAAATAGCGCAAGGGATCCGGCGCGAGATTCTGGATGAAGTTGGATTGACGGTGAGTGCCGGTGTGGCGAGCGGCAAGATGGTCGCGAAGATTTTATCGGACTCGTGCAAACCCAACGGTTTGCAAACGCTCGCGCCGGGACGTGAAGCGGAATTCTTGGCGCCACTGCCGGTTGGGCGGCTGTGGGGAGTGGGGCCAAAGACGCAAGCTCGACTGATGGAACGCGGCATCGCGACTATCGGCGACGTCGCCGCGCTCTCCGACGAGCGCGTGCGCGCGATCTTCGGCTCCTGGGGAATGGAGCTGCGCGATCTTGCGCGCGGCATCGATCGCCGCCCCGTCGATCCCGAACGCGAAACGAAATCGATCTCAACCGAGGAGACGTTCGAATACGACGTTCGGGATGAAAACCAATTGCGGGAAGTCTTGCGCGAACAAGCGCTCGAGCTTGCTCAGTCGCTCGAGCGCGAAGGTTTGTCGGCGTGCACGATCGGCATTAAGATAAAACGCGCCGACTTTCGCATCATCGTCCGGCAAACGAATCTAGCGGAACCCACGATGGACGCCCGGCAAATCTATGTTTCGGCCGTGCACTGCCTACGCCGTGCTGACATAGAACGCACGCCGGTGCGCCTGCTGGGAACGCGCGTCGCTTCACTTGTCCACGGCGAGCCGAAACAACAGAATCTCTTCATAAGTAGTACGACTCCGGGAGGATAACCATGATTGTCGCTACGACCGAAAACATTGCCGGCTACTGCGTCAAGGAGACAAAGGGCCAAGTCTTTGGGGTAGTCGTTCGCAGCCGCGGACTGGGCGGAAACATTGTCGCTATGCTGCGCTCGATTATGGGCGGCGAGATTTTCGAGTACACGCAGCTGCTTGAAGAAACGCGCCGTCACGCGATCGACCGCATGGTGGCGAGCGCGCAAGCGATGGGCGCCGACGGCGTCGCCATGATGCGCTTCGATTCTTCGGAGATGGGTTCGACGATGACCGAAGTCGTGGCGTACGGTACAGCCGTTACGCTGACGCCGGTTCAGTAATGCTGCGCGCGATACTCATCTTGATTGGGCTCGTGCTGCTGGGATGCGGGCTTTTCGTATTGCGGTTTTCGGCCGTGGCTGCGTTCCCGCCGCTGGCGGGCGGCGTGCTGCTGTTGCTTGGAACGCTATTCGAAGGGCGCTACCGCCCGCGCGTTCGTTCGGGCGCCGATGGTTGGGAACCGACCGGTGAACGCTTCATCGATCCCGGCACGGGCAAACTTGTCGACGTCGTTTACAATCCGAAAACCGGCGAGCGCGAGTACAAGGATGTTCCGCCAAGCGGTCAGTAGCGCGCACCCTTCGTTACCTCAGGGTCCTTCGATACCTCAGGATGACATTTAAATATGGTCGGTGGACCACACTCCATCGGCGGTTCCGGTATCTTTTGCGCGTTCCAAAAACTTTTTACCGCGCGCACTTAAGGGCGCGATCATCAGAATCGCGTCCTTGCGCTTGCGAACCGAGCCCCGCGGTAAAAGTTCACGCACGCTGTCGGGTGGCAGCCAACCCGTAATGCGCCGGAAATCTCCGGCAGCGGCTCGCAGCAACGGTCCGACCAGCGCGCGATCTTTTTCGCTCGCGAATCCGAACTCGTCCAGCACGTACGCATCGTGCTTTGGTTCGCGTTGACCGAGAACGTACGCGGCAATCGCGCGCCCGCGGCGCGCTACCAAATGAATGGCTTGTCCGCGAGCGTGCTCGGATCCGTGCTGGATGCGCGTTTGCAGCCAACCCCAAAATGCGGGCCCACGTTCGAATCCCCAATCGCGCCGCGCCTCGGTCGATTGGAAGCAGCGGCGGATCCCCGGCCAATCCTTTTGCGAGAGCGTCGCGACGTCTAAGCGTTTGCCTGAAAGCGAATCCGCGCGAAAGGTTATCAACCGCGAAGCGAGCTCGACAAAACCCAGCGCCTTATAAAACTGCGGATGGATATCCGAGAACAAGTATGCAAAATCGAAGCGCTGAGAGCGCGCGTTGTCGAGGGCCATTGCGAGCATCGCGCTCGCATAGCCGCGTCCGCGCTGATCGGTGGGCGTGAACACCGCGCCGATACCGATTGAAAGCAGGCGCTGGTCACCCAGCCGCGCCATGCGCTGGTATCGTTTGAAAGACGACACGATCGCTCGATTGACGCGAAACCCGAACGTCGAATAGTTGCGCTTACCGTATGGCGTCCGCGCCAGCGCCAGCGTTTGTTTCACGTACGCGTCAAATGTTCGTCCGTTCGCCCAGAGCGGTTCGGTCAACGGAAGAATCTGTTTAGCGTATGCCTCGGGCGAGATCTCCGCTAGAGTCTCGCTCATTTCGCGCGTCGCAGGTTCGAGGGGTGCCACTTATCCGAAAGATCGACTGTGCCCGGAAGGCGCGCGGCCTGCAACTCGGCCAAGAATTCCGGCGCGGCGATCCCTCGCGTCGCCTTTTCGTGCGCCGTTACAAGCGCGGAGCGTTTCGCGCGCCGCAAGGCGTAGACAAAGGCGCGGCGCTCTTCGCGATTGTAGCGCTCGCGAGTCTTGCTTCGGAACATATAATACGTGAATTTGGCCGTCCGGGCCGCGCGAGCTTCGCCGACGTTTTCTTTGGCAATCATGCCTAGGCTCGGGCTGTAGAGAAACGCGTCGGGCACATAGTATCGCGGAAATGCACCGGCGCGGATATTTGGGACGGCGATGTGATCGAATTCCCGGCCTCTGGCCGCGTCGATACTCAAGATGTTTACCGACTTGCCGTTTTCGATGGTCTCGCACGATTCGAATTCGCTGTTCATGCGCGCTTCGGCGTACTCGAGAAACTCCGCGAGAGACGCATCGGGATGATCGGCCGCAAATGATTCGACGCGATCGTACAGACGGCGCAAGGTAAGCTGTTGATACGTTCCGCGCGCCGATTCGGGTTCTCCGGACCGCGCTAGTCCTTGGCTCCAAACCAGCCGCACGAGATCCGGTAACGAGAGTCCGCGCATCGCCGTTAGCCATCCGTTGCGCAACTCGCGCAGCCGCATGAGCCGATCGCGCGCGAGTTCCGGCAAATCACGATCGCGATCGCCGCGTAAGACGTTCCAGCCCAGGCGGACGTCACGCATCGGATCCCAGCGCGGTGCGTGCGGACCGGTTTCCGGCAGCGGCTCTTCGGTAAAGAGCAGCGTTTGCGAATCCGCAGGTTCGGCGCAGAGCGCAGCGAGTGTCGAATCTGCAAACGCTACGGCTTCGCCTGAGAGCACGCGCAACAAGTATTCGTGCCGGAACGGATTGTGCAGAAGCCAAAGCACGGCGAGTGCGTCGAGCGCTTCGGGTTCACTGAAAAGATTCAAGTCGCCGGCGATCTGCGCCGGAATGTTCCGGTCGAGCAGAGCGTCGCAGTACGCGCGAACGTTCGCGACGGATCGAAATAGCAGCGCGATCTCGCGCGGCTGCGCGCCGCCGGCGAGTAGGCCCGCCACGTGCTCGGCGATGAACTGTGCCTCCGCTTTGCGCGTCGATGCGCGGAAGAGCGTAAGGCCCACTTGCGGATCCGTGCTGAGCGGCGGGGACCCGGCAGTTCCCAGGAGGTGACGGCAGGCAACGTCAACCGCGAACGGACTGCGGCGCTGCTCCGCGAGTTCAACCCGTTCGCCGGGCACCGCAAAGACGCGATCGGGCCGCGCACCGCGGAACGTTGACGCGGCGGAGTTCTCATCGCCTGCCAGTGTTACGGCTTCAAGATTCTCGCCGTAAATCGCTTGCAAGAAGTGCAGCTGCGCGAGCGTCAGTTCTTGCGCGTCGTCCACAAATGCGGCGCCATGGAGCGCGCGGAATTCACCGGCCAGCGCCGGAGATTCGCGCAGAATTCTTACTGCCTCGGCCACCGCATCGCGCGCTGTCAGGCAACCTTGCTTCACCGGATGGTCGAGATAGGAGCGGTACAGCTTCGCCAGGATCTTCGCAAGGTCAACTTCATGACGGTATTGCCGTTGAAGTTCCGCGCCGTCCACGTTCAGCGAATTTTGATGCGTCTCTTTGGTGTAGTACAGCAGATCCGGGTGCGCGAAGTTCGGCGGATTTGCGTAGAAGGACGTCGCGCCGCGTAAGGCGCTTTCCAAAAACTGCTCGGGCGAAACCAGCGCGTCGCGAAACTT encodes:
- a CDS encoding type II secretion system protein, which produces MNAQRGNALIEVLVVVAIILTVSAIAWGFSTGDRMFAAQSAATIFDVQLAHARAIAATGGSAATLVFTPASPGRGTLISLAPDTDGVPPETLRVDVSETSLGAPPFSLAIDPSGHATASQPCPAAGGYTLTFSAGPASASRFLPCPLVVAGPPEPPGTVPP
- a CDS encoding NUDIX hydrolase — encoded protein: MRIKYEVSAGGLVLRRRESAYDALLIGRGTPRIWTLPKGHVEAKESHEQAALREVREETGCWGEIVTKLNDIAYWFYFNHLKHKKSVTFYLMRYLSGDTANHDHEVDEARWFDVAAAKRSLKYVNEKRLIDMAQEYLLANPTAFGDVPVVARVAEQRSS
- a CDS encoding segregation/condensation protein A; this translates as MNDSAAPAVLPPEGLDDNALRVSVENFDGPLDLLLHLVKERQLDIATVPLALVAEQYLAYISMMENLDVEVAAEYLVIAATLVFLKSRALLPPIPAEFLEEGESPEEVEERLRQRLIAYSKYREVGEDLRQRQFEASSYFFRDLGDPHSELRQRYRVDPNRLTHAFLTMLQSARPEKRTIARERLTLVASMDYIVRRVRESREVLFSTICKELGMTRESIVVAFLAILELVRRKRLAFDQQAPFDDIRLFMVAKP
- the scpB gene encoding SMC-Scp complex subunit ScpB, which codes for MNGEIDRLQRPIEALLFVASEALPIKEIAKLTRAEETDVATVLQRIEAEYADRGIVLRQVAGGYRFATAPSARDVVEAYLLPPRSNLSTPALETLAIVAYLQPVTKSEIEAIRGVDSDSVVSTLLDRVFIAEAGRKDVVGRPLLYKTTPEFLESFGLRSLDDLPPMELEQGQPLELGLLTANLTAAAPAE
- a CDS encoding deoxyribonuclease IV encodes the protein MRIGVHVRVGAGYAAAIEYAKRVKCSAIQIFSSNPRSYRTSPVNRPALEAFRKMRIDAGIEPCVIHTPYLINLASVNEKIAAGSLALLRFDLEAAEAGGIAYVNTHLGSYGKRDRNEGFVQACRLLEQALGGIAPGVMLVMENSAGAGSLAGGTLEELGRFIKTIGHPQLGVCLDTAHAWAAGYEINSQRGVDDFIYDAAEQIGLDRIPLFHFNDTEVPLGGNRDRHHHIGEGLIGFDGFRALAARPELRDKTAILETPGEEADDIRNVETIRAIFKGAGHEI
- the dinB gene encoding DNA polymerase IV — encoded protein: MIAHFDIDAFYASVEIRDNPDLRGKPVAVAGSSRRAVVLTASYEARPYGVKSAVPLYRALEACPDLIVVPPNMQKYREISRQIFSILERRGGPVQGLSMDEAFVDLGDCTTEAAGEIAQGIRREILDEVGLTVSAGVASGKMVAKILSDSCKPNGLQTLAPGREAEFLAPLPVGRLWGVGPKTQARLMERGIATIGDVAALSDERVRAIFGSWGMELRDLARGIDRRPVDPERETKSISTEETFEYDVRDENQLREVLREQALELAQSLEREGLSACTIGIKIKRADFRIIVRQTNLAEPTMDARQIYVSAVHCLRRADIERTPVRLLGTRVASLVHGEPKQQNLFISSTTPGG
- a CDS encoding heavy metal-binding domain-containing protein; amino-acid sequence: MIVATTENIAGYCVKETKGQVFGVVVRSRGLGGNIVAMLRSIMGGEIFEYTQLLEETRRHAIDRMVASAQAMGADGVAMMRFDSSEMGSTMTEVVAYGTAVTLTPVQ
- a CDS encoding GNAT family N-acetyltransferase, which gives rise to MSETLAEISPEAYAKQILPLTEPLWANGRTFDAYVKQTLALARTPYGKRNYSTFGFRVNRAIVSSFKRYQRMARLGDQRLLSIGIGAVFTPTDQRGRGYASAMLAMALDNARSQRFDFAYLFSDIHPQFYKALGFVELASRLITFRADSLSGKRLDVATLSQKDWPGIRRCFQSTEARRDWGFERGPAFWGWLQTRIQHGSEHARGQAIHLVARRGRAIAAYVLGQREPKHDAYVLDEFGFASEKDRALVGPLLRAAAGDFRRITGWLPPDSVRELLPRGSVRKRKDAILMIAPLSARGKKFLERAKDTGTADGVWSTDHI
- a CDS encoding ATP-dependent helicase; translated protein: MSNFITGASGTGKTTELLRRASEAAESGTVLLTAGAPASLDVLRVRCGNEGVSARSLDDLALEVLFRSAPRAERPSLIDDVQAALLFEDAAQPLLSMEWTEFLEAQVDPEVPGLRAPQRFLDAAFQLFRKFRDALVSPEQFLESALRGATSFYANPPNFAHPDLLYYTKETHQNSLNVDGAELQRQYRHEVDLAKILAKLYRSYLDHPVKQGCLTARDAVAEAVRILRESPALAGEFRALHGAAFVDDAQELTLAQLHFLQAIYGENLEAVTLAGDENSAASTFRGARPDRVFAVPGERVELAEQRRSPFAVDVACRHLLGTAGSPPLSTDPQVGLTLFRASTRKAEAQFIAEHVAGLLAGGAQPREIALLFRSVANVRAYCDALLDRNIPAQIAGDLNLFSEPEALDALAVLWLLHNPFRHEYLLRVLSGEAVAFADSTLAALCAEPADSQTLLFTEEPLPETGPHAPRWDPMRDVRLGWNVLRGDRDRDLPELARDRLMRLRELRNGWLTAMRGLSLPDLVRLVWSQGLARSGEPESARGTYQQLTLRRLYDRVESFAADHPDASLAEFLEYAEARMNSEFESCETIENGKSVNILSIDAARGREFDHIAVPNIRAGAFPRYYVPDAFLYSPSLGMIAKENVGEARAARTAKFTYYMFRSKTRERYNREERRAFVYALRRAKRSALVTAHEKATRGIAAPEFLAELQAARLPGTVDLSDKWHPSNLRRAK